A part of Arachis hypogaea cultivar Tifrunner chromosome 12, arahy.Tifrunner.gnm2.J5K5, whole genome shotgun sequence genomic DNA contains:
- the LOC112726648 gene encoding uncharacterized protein isoform X2, with protein MSFQDKNDSFVEKGISEVEGGSKDCIGNGKRLLEQDKFDYLQSSVKKLKASSEQDLVDKAPALVQYSIEECQTKREVEEKRLQLHSLEKDIEELCKELESKRKQVGSIQGELSSYSWDLAIKRREHGSIQRCIEQRHKEFEAKGDQFNHMQKLIGEFGKHLRLKEQQYVRELEAVAMVINERDELHKKMLTELEECDEQIKEKESQLRLMEDLRRQCEEELKVEQKEFLLVLDNFDKKREMKEEELKDLSKKIAKCTKELKTKVGEIDAMKKLIDAEAEKLQLENRKLLKVISLKGYHHVQLKELQSKEKEFAARVEELESNEKQYEERVNELESENRRIEGKVKEIQLREEEHKRQVEEFVLKKVNFDCKLNELDSKEKHYEERVKKLNSVKSQFEGKVKELQSREKELQSQVEEFALKKEHFDYKLNELESKEKQYEEQVSKLNSEKSLFEGKAQELETREKELKSQVEEFARNKEYFEYKLKELESKEKQYEEQVKKLNSEKNQIKGWIKEPDAREKELECQVEKYALNKENYEFQLKELQLKEKNFEGQMEKLRSRESKIEVRTKKLKSKEKKFERLEKKLSFKEKKYEKLMEILKSTQKQFQAEMKIFESKKNQFEEKWKKRGLKMLQSEPSKKSLREENVQDNQLRRGSDSQSDPAELILEIMKDPMLPFCSQGDHSHIFLLEQLMRISPVIKPHVREEAMKFALYLKANMRASTENSLVVLGFLMILSIYGLVSSFNEDEVLKFLQIAARHKEAVELFRILGFVNKIFDFVENLIKNQQYIEAVRFICAYELAEKYQPIHQLQAHVNKAKLNCEKNYKENKSIETKVESIDEGISSLKTILQFIRENNIECKELVDEVEDHIVKLKRHMANIVKANIQFVTRKGVS; from the exons ATGAGCTTTCAGGATAAAAATGATAGCTTTGTTGAGAAGGGTATTTCAGAAGTTGAGGGAGGAAGCAAAGATTGTATTGGTAATGGCAAGAGATTACTAGAACAAGATAAGTTTGATTACTTGCAATCTTCGGTTAAGAAGTTGAAAGCCTCTTCTGAACAGGACTTGGTAGATAAAGCACCTGCATTGGTTCAATATTCTATTGAGGAATGCCAAACAAAGAGAGAAGTTGAAGAGAAGAGGTTGCAATTGCACTCCCTAGAGAAAGATATTGAGGAGCTGTGCAAAGAGCTTGAAAGTAAGAGAAAACAGGTTGGTTCTATTCAAGGAGAATTGAGTTCTTATTCCTGGGATCTTGCAATCAAAAGGAGAGAACATGGATCAATCCAAAGATGCATTGAACAGCGCCACAAAGAGTTTGAAGCAAAGGGAGATCAGTTCAATCACATGCAGAAGCTGATAGGAGAATTTGGGAAGCATTTAAGGTTAAAGGAGCAACAATATGTCAGGGAACTTGAAGCAGTGGCAATGGTGATCAATGAACGCGATGAACTTCACAAGAAGATGTTGACGGAACTTGAAGAGTGTGATGAGCAAATTAAAGAAAAGGAATCACAGCTCCGTTTGATGGAGGACTTGAGGAGACAGTGTGAAGAGGAGCTCAAGGTAGAACAGAAAGAATTTCTTCTAGTGCTGGATAACTTTGACAAGAAAAGGGAAATGAAGGAGGAGGAACTGAAGGATCTTTCAAAGAAAATTGCTAAGTGTACAAAGGAACTTAAGACCAAAGTGGGAGAGATTGATGCAATGAAGAAACTGATTGATGCCGAAGCTGAGAAGTTGCAATTAGAAAATAGGAAGTTACTTAAGGTAATTTCATTAAAGGGATATCATCATGTTCAGTTGAAGGAGCTTCAGTCCAAAGAAAAGGAATTTGCAGCACGGGTGGAAGAGCTCGAATCAAATGAGAAGCAATATGAAGAACGAGTGAATGAACTTGAGTCAGAAAATAGACGAATTGAAGGCAAAGTGAAGGAGATCCAGTTAAGAGAGGAGGAACATAAAAGGCAAGTGGAGGAGTTTGTTTTAAAGAAGGTGAATTTTGACTGCAAATTAAATGAGCTTGATTCGAAAGAGAAGCACTATGAAGAACGAGTGAAGAAGCTCAATTCAGTGAAGAGTCAATTTGAAGGCAAAGTGAAAGAGCTCCAATCAAGAGAGAAAGAACTTCAAAGCCAAGTGGAGGAGTTTGCCTTAAAAAAGGAACATTTTGATTACAAGTTAAATGAGCTTGAATCAAAAGAGAAGCAGTATGAAGAACAGGTGAGCAAACTCAATTCAGAAAAGAGTCTATTTGAAGGCAAAGCACAAGAGCTCGAAACAAGAGAGAAGGAGCTTAAAAGCCAAGTGGAAGAGTTTGCAAGAAACAAGGAGTATTTTGAATACAAATTGAAGGAGCTTGAATCCAAAGAGAAGCAATATGAAGAACAAGTTAAGAAACTCAATTCAGAAAAAAACCAAATTAAAGGCTGGATTAAGGAGCCTGACGCAAGAGAGAAGGAGCTCGAATGCCAAGTCGAGAAGTATGCATTAAACAAGGAGAATTATGAGTTCCAATTGAAGGAGCTCCAATTAAAAGAGAAGAATTTTGAAGGCCAGATGGAGAAGCTTAGGTCAAGAGAGAGTAAGATTGAAGTACGAACAAAAAAACTCAAGTCAAAAGAGAAGAAATTTGAGAGACTAGAGAAGAAGCTCAGCTTCAAAGAGAAGAAGTATGAAAAGCTCATGGAGATACTTAAGTCGACACAGAAGCAGTTTCAAGCAGAAATGAAAATTTTTGAGTCAAAAAAGAATCAATTTGAAGAGAAATGGAAGAAGCGTGGGCTTAAAATGCTGCAGTCTGAACCGTCGAAAAAATCATTGAGAGAGGAAAATGTGCAGG ATAATCAATTACGTCGTGGCAGCGAT AGTCAATCAGATCCAGCAGAACTAATTTTGGAAATAATGAAAGATCCAATGCTTCCATTTTGTAGCCAGGGAGACCATAGCCACATCTTTCTGCTTGAACAGCTAATGAGAATCTCCCCCGTCATTAAACCTCATGTTAGAGAAGAGGCAATGAAGTTTGCACTTTATTTGAAAGCTAACATGAGAGCAAGTACTGAAAATTCTTTAGTAGTTCTTGGTTTCTTGATGATTTTGTCAATTTATGGATTAGTTTCCTCTTTTAATGAGGATGAAGTATTAAAGTTTCTCCAAATTGCTGCTCGGCACAAGGAAGCTGTAGAGCTGTTTCGGATTCTCGGTTTTGTGAATAAAATCTTTG ATTTTGTTGAGAATCTCATCAAGAATCAGCAATATATTGAAGCTGTTAGATTCATTTGTGCATATGAGTTGGCTGAGAAGTATCAACCAATTCATCAGTTGCAAGCACATGTGAACAAGGCAAAGTTGAATTGTGAGAAAAATTACAAGGAAAACAAGTCCATTGAAACTaag GTTGAGTCCATAGATGAAGGAATTTCAAGCCTGAAAACTATTCTGCAGTTCATCAGAGAGAACAACATAGAATGTAAAGAACTGGTTGATGAGGTTGAAGATCACATTGTTAAGCTAAAAAGGCATATGGCAAATATTGTCAAGGCCAACATCCAGTTTGTTACAAGAAAAGGTGTTAGTTAA
- the LOC112726648 gene encoding uncharacterized protein isoform X1, producing MSFQDKNDSFVEKGISEVEGGSKDCIGNGKRLLEQDKFDYLQSSVKKLKASSEQDLVDKAPALVQYSIEECQTKREVEEKRLQLHSLEKDIEELCKELESKRKQVGSIQGELSSYSWDLAIKRREHGSIQRCIEQRHKEFEAKGDQFNHMQKLIGEFGKHLRLKEQQYVRELEAVAMVINERDELHKKMLTELEECDEQIKEKESQLRLMEDLRRQCEEELKVEQKEFLLVLDNFDKKREMKEEELKDLSKKIAKCTKELKTKVGEIDAMKKLIDAEAEKLQLENRKLLKVISLKGYHHVQLKELQSKEKEFAARVEELESNEKQYEERVNELESENRRIEGKVKEIQLREEEHKRQVEEFVLKKVNFDCKLNELDSKEKHYEERVKKLNSVKSQFEGKVKELQSREKELQSQVEEFALKKEHFDYKLNELESKEKQYEEQVSKLNSEKSLFEGKAQELETREKELKSQVEEFARNKEYFEYKLKELESKEKQYEEQVKKLNSEKNQIKGWIKEPDAREKELECQVEKYALNKENYEFQLKELQLKEKNFEGQMEKLRSRESKIEVRTKKLKSKEKKFERLEKKLSFKEKKYEKLMEILKSTQKQFQAEMKIFESKKNQFEEKWKKRGLKMLQSEPSKKSLREENVQDNQLRRGSDVRSFELFSNDEQTDFHNNILVYLQSQSDPAELILEIMKDPMLPFCSQGDHSHIFLLEQLMRISPVIKPHVREEAMKFALYLKANMRASTENSLVVLGFLMILSIYGLVSSFNEDEVLKFLQIAARHKEAVELFRILGFVNKIFDFVENLIKNQQYIEAVRFICAYELAEKYQPIHQLQAHVNKAKLNCEKNYKENKSIETKVESIDEGISSLKTILQFIRENNIECKELVDEVEDHIVKLKRHMANIVKANIQFVTRKGVS from the exons ATGAGCTTTCAGGATAAAAATGATAGCTTTGTTGAGAAGGGTATTTCAGAAGTTGAGGGAGGAAGCAAAGATTGTATTGGTAATGGCAAGAGATTACTAGAACAAGATAAGTTTGATTACTTGCAATCTTCGGTTAAGAAGTTGAAAGCCTCTTCTGAACAGGACTTGGTAGATAAAGCACCTGCATTGGTTCAATATTCTATTGAGGAATGCCAAACAAAGAGAGAAGTTGAAGAGAAGAGGTTGCAATTGCACTCCCTAGAGAAAGATATTGAGGAGCTGTGCAAAGAGCTTGAAAGTAAGAGAAAACAGGTTGGTTCTATTCAAGGAGAATTGAGTTCTTATTCCTGGGATCTTGCAATCAAAAGGAGAGAACATGGATCAATCCAAAGATGCATTGAACAGCGCCACAAAGAGTTTGAAGCAAAGGGAGATCAGTTCAATCACATGCAGAAGCTGATAGGAGAATTTGGGAAGCATTTAAGGTTAAAGGAGCAACAATATGTCAGGGAACTTGAAGCAGTGGCAATGGTGATCAATGAACGCGATGAACTTCACAAGAAGATGTTGACGGAACTTGAAGAGTGTGATGAGCAAATTAAAGAAAAGGAATCACAGCTCCGTTTGATGGAGGACTTGAGGAGACAGTGTGAAGAGGAGCTCAAGGTAGAACAGAAAGAATTTCTTCTAGTGCTGGATAACTTTGACAAGAAAAGGGAAATGAAGGAGGAGGAACTGAAGGATCTTTCAAAGAAAATTGCTAAGTGTACAAAGGAACTTAAGACCAAAGTGGGAGAGATTGATGCAATGAAGAAACTGATTGATGCCGAAGCTGAGAAGTTGCAATTAGAAAATAGGAAGTTACTTAAGGTAATTTCATTAAAGGGATATCATCATGTTCAGTTGAAGGAGCTTCAGTCCAAAGAAAAGGAATTTGCAGCACGGGTGGAAGAGCTCGAATCAAATGAGAAGCAATATGAAGAACGAGTGAATGAACTTGAGTCAGAAAATAGACGAATTGAAGGCAAAGTGAAGGAGATCCAGTTAAGAGAGGAGGAACATAAAAGGCAAGTGGAGGAGTTTGTTTTAAAGAAGGTGAATTTTGACTGCAAATTAAATGAGCTTGATTCGAAAGAGAAGCACTATGAAGAACGAGTGAAGAAGCTCAATTCAGTGAAGAGTCAATTTGAAGGCAAAGTGAAAGAGCTCCAATCAAGAGAGAAAGAACTTCAAAGCCAAGTGGAGGAGTTTGCCTTAAAAAAGGAACATTTTGATTACAAGTTAAATGAGCTTGAATCAAAAGAGAAGCAGTATGAAGAACAGGTGAGCAAACTCAATTCAGAAAAGAGTCTATTTGAAGGCAAAGCACAAGAGCTCGAAACAAGAGAGAAGGAGCTTAAAAGCCAAGTGGAAGAGTTTGCAAGAAACAAGGAGTATTTTGAATACAAATTGAAGGAGCTTGAATCCAAAGAGAAGCAATATGAAGAACAAGTTAAGAAACTCAATTCAGAAAAAAACCAAATTAAAGGCTGGATTAAGGAGCCTGACGCAAGAGAGAAGGAGCTCGAATGCCAAGTCGAGAAGTATGCATTAAACAAGGAGAATTATGAGTTCCAATTGAAGGAGCTCCAATTAAAAGAGAAGAATTTTGAAGGCCAGATGGAGAAGCTTAGGTCAAGAGAGAGTAAGATTGAAGTACGAACAAAAAAACTCAAGTCAAAAGAGAAGAAATTTGAGAGACTAGAGAAGAAGCTCAGCTTCAAAGAGAAGAAGTATGAAAAGCTCATGGAGATACTTAAGTCGACACAGAAGCAGTTTCAAGCAGAAATGAAAATTTTTGAGTCAAAAAAGAATCAATTTGAAGAGAAATGGAAGAAGCGTGGGCTTAAAATGCTGCAGTCTGAACCGTCGAAAAAATCATTGAGAGAGGAAAATGTGCAGG ATAATCAATTACGTCGTGGCAGCGATGTAAGAAGTTTCGAGCTTTTCTCAAATGATGAGCAAACAGATTTTCACAATAACATTTTAGTTTATCTGCAGAGTCAATCAGATCCAGCAGAACTAATTTTGGAAATAATGAAAGATCCAATGCTTCCATTTTGTAGCCAGGGAGACCATAGCCACATCTTTCTGCTTGAACAGCTAATGAGAATCTCCCCCGTCATTAAACCTCATGTTAGAGAAGAGGCAATGAAGTTTGCACTTTATTTGAAAGCTAACATGAGAGCAAGTACTGAAAATTCTTTAGTAGTTCTTGGTTTCTTGATGATTTTGTCAATTTATGGATTAGTTTCCTCTTTTAATGAGGATGAAGTATTAAAGTTTCTCCAAATTGCTGCTCGGCACAAGGAAGCTGTAGAGCTGTTTCGGATTCTCGGTTTTGTGAATAAAATCTTTG ATTTTGTTGAGAATCTCATCAAGAATCAGCAATATATTGAAGCTGTTAGATTCATTTGTGCATATGAGTTGGCTGAGAAGTATCAACCAATTCATCAGTTGCAAGCACATGTGAACAAGGCAAAGTTGAATTGTGAGAAAAATTACAAGGAAAACAAGTCCATTGAAACTaag GTTGAGTCCATAGATGAAGGAATTTCAAGCCTGAAAACTATTCTGCAGTTCATCAGAGAGAACAACATAGAATGTAAAGAACTGGTTGATGAGGTTGAAGATCACATTGTTAAGCTAAAAAGGCATATGGCAAATATTGTCAAGGCCAACATCCAGTTTGTTACAAGAAAAGGTGTTAGTTAA
- the LOC112726648 gene encoding uncharacterized protein isoform X3: protein MSFQDKNDSFVEKGISEVEGGSKDCIGNGKRLLEQDKFDYLQSSVKKLKASSEQDLVDKAPALVQYSIEECQTKREVEEKRLQLHSLEKDIEELCKELESKRKQVGSIQGELSSYSWDLAIKRREHGSIQRCIEQRHKEFEAKGDQFNHMQKLIGEFGKHLRLKEQQYVRELEAVAMVINERDELHKKMLTELEECDEQIKEKESQLRLMEDLRRQCEEELKVEQKEFLLVLDNFDKKREMKEEELKDLSKKIAKCTKELKTKVGEIDAMKKLIDAEAEKLQLENRKLLKVISLKGYHHVQLKELQSKEKEFAARVEELESNEKQYEERVNELESENRRIEGKVKEIQLREEEHKRQVEEFVLKKVNFDCKLNELDSKEKHYEERVKKLNSVKSQFEGKVKELQSREKELQSQVEEFALKKEHFDYKLNELESKEKQYEEQVSKLNSEKSLFEGKAQELETREKELKSQVEEFARNKEYFEYKLKELESKEKQYEEQVKKLNSEKNQIKGWIKEPDAREKELECQVEKYALNKENYEFQLKELQLKEKNFEGQMEKLRSRESKIEVRTKKLKSKEKKFERLEKKLSFKEKKYEKLMEILKSTQKQFQAEMKIFESKKNQFEEKWKKRGLKMLQSEPSKKSLREENVQDNQLRRGSDVRSFELFSNDEQTDFHNNILVYLQSQSDPAELILEIMKDPMLPFCSQGDHSHIFLLEQLMRISPVIKPHVREEAMKFALYLKANMRASTENSLVVLGFLMILSIYGLVSSFNEDEVLKFLQIAARHKEAVELFRILGFVNKIFDFVENLIKNQQYIEAVRFICAYELAEKYQPIHQLQAHVNKAKLNCEKNYKENKSIETKHGSNMLKLNFRLSP from the exons ATGAGCTTTCAGGATAAAAATGATAGCTTTGTTGAGAAGGGTATTTCAGAAGTTGAGGGAGGAAGCAAAGATTGTATTGGTAATGGCAAGAGATTACTAGAACAAGATAAGTTTGATTACTTGCAATCTTCGGTTAAGAAGTTGAAAGCCTCTTCTGAACAGGACTTGGTAGATAAAGCACCTGCATTGGTTCAATATTCTATTGAGGAATGCCAAACAAAGAGAGAAGTTGAAGAGAAGAGGTTGCAATTGCACTCCCTAGAGAAAGATATTGAGGAGCTGTGCAAAGAGCTTGAAAGTAAGAGAAAACAGGTTGGTTCTATTCAAGGAGAATTGAGTTCTTATTCCTGGGATCTTGCAATCAAAAGGAGAGAACATGGATCAATCCAAAGATGCATTGAACAGCGCCACAAAGAGTTTGAAGCAAAGGGAGATCAGTTCAATCACATGCAGAAGCTGATAGGAGAATTTGGGAAGCATTTAAGGTTAAAGGAGCAACAATATGTCAGGGAACTTGAAGCAGTGGCAATGGTGATCAATGAACGCGATGAACTTCACAAGAAGATGTTGACGGAACTTGAAGAGTGTGATGAGCAAATTAAAGAAAAGGAATCACAGCTCCGTTTGATGGAGGACTTGAGGAGACAGTGTGAAGAGGAGCTCAAGGTAGAACAGAAAGAATTTCTTCTAGTGCTGGATAACTTTGACAAGAAAAGGGAAATGAAGGAGGAGGAACTGAAGGATCTTTCAAAGAAAATTGCTAAGTGTACAAAGGAACTTAAGACCAAAGTGGGAGAGATTGATGCAATGAAGAAACTGATTGATGCCGAAGCTGAGAAGTTGCAATTAGAAAATAGGAAGTTACTTAAGGTAATTTCATTAAAGGGATATCATCATGTTCAGTTGAAGGAGCTTCAGTCCAAAGAAAAGGAATTTGCAGCACGGGTGGAAGAGCTCGAATCAAATGAGAAGCAATATGAAGAACGAGTGAATGAACTTGAGTCAGAAAATAGACGAATTGAAGGCAAAGTGAAGGAGATCCAGTTAAGAGAGGAGGAACATAAAAGGCAAGTGGAGGAGTTTGTTTTAAAGAAGGTGAATTTTGACTGCAAATTAAATGAGCTTGATTCGAAAGAGAAGCACTATGAAGAACGAGTGAAGAAGCTCAATTCAGTGAAGAGTCAATTTGAAGGCAAAGTGAAAGAGCTCCAATCAAGAGAGAAAGAACTTCAAAGCCAAGTGGAGGAGTTTGCCTTAAAAAAGGAACATTTTGATTACAAGTTAAATGAGCTTGAATCAAAAGAGAAGCAGTATGAAGAACAGGTGAGCAAACTCAATTCAGAAAAGAGTCTATTTGAAGGCAAAGCACAAGAGCTCGAAACAAGAGAGAAGGAGCTTAAAAGCCAAGTGGAAGAGTTTGCAAGAAACAAGGAGTATTTTGAATACAAATTGAAGGAGCTTGAATCCAAAGAGAAGCAATATGAAGAACAAGTTAAGAAACTCAATTCAGAAAAAAACCAAATTAAAGGCTGGATTAAGGAGCCTGACGCAAGAGAGAAGGAGCTCGAATGCCAAGTCGAGAAGTATGCATTAAACAAGGAGAATTATGAGTTCCAATTGAAGGAGCTCCAATTAAAAGAGAAGAATTTTGAAGGCCAGATGGAGAAGCTTAGGTCAAGAGAGAGTAAGATTGAAGTACGAACAAAAAAACTCAAGTCAAAAGAGAAGAAATTTGAGAGACTAGAGAAGAAGCTCAGCTTCAAAGAGAAGAAGTATGAAAAGCTCATGGAGATACTTAAGTCGACACAGAAGCAGTTTCAAGCAGAAATGAAAATTTTTGAGTCAAAAAAGAATCAATTTGAAGAGAAATGGAAGAAGCGTGGGCTTAAAATGCTGCAGTCTGAACCGTCGAAAAAATCATTGAGAGAGGAAAATGTGCAGG ATAATCAATTACGTCGTGGCAGCGATGTAAGAAGTTTCGAGCTTTTCTCAAATGATGAGCAAACAGATTTTCACAATAACATTTTAGTTTATCTGCAGAGTCAATCAGATCCAGCAGAACTAATTTTGGAAATAATGAAAGATCCAATGCTTCCATTTTGTAGCCAGGGAGACCATAGCCACATCTTTCTGCTTGAACAGCTAATGAGAATCTCCCCCGTCATTAAACCTCATGTTAGAGAAGAGGCAATGAAGTTTGCACTTTATTTGAAAGCTAACATGAGAGCAAGTACTGAAAATTCTTTAGTAGTTCTTGGTTTCTTGATGATTTTGTCAATTTATGGATTAGTTTCCTCTTTTAATGAGGATGAAGTATTAAAGTTTCTCCAAATTGCTGCTCGGCACAAGGAAGCTGTAGAGCTGTTTCGGATTCTCGGTTTTGTGAATAAAATCTTTG ATTTTGTTGAGAATCTCATCAAGAATCAGCAATATATTGAAGCTGTTAGATTCATTTGTGCATATGAGTTGGCTGAGAAGTATCAACCAATTCATCAGTTGCAAGCACATGTGAACAAGGCAAAGTTGAATTGTGAGAAAAATTACAAGGAAAACAAGTCCATTGAAACTaag cATGGTAgtaacatgctgaaattgaacttCAGGTTGAGTCCATAG
- the LOC114924037 gene encoding uncharacterized protein has translation MSFQDKNDSFVEKGISEVEGGSKDCIGNGKRLLEQDKFDYLQSSVKKLKASSEQDLVDKEPALVQYSVEECQTRREVEEKRLQLHSLEKDIEELCKELESKRKQVGSIQGELSSYSWDLAIKRREHGSIQRCIEQRQKEFEAKGDQFNHMQKLIGEFGKHLRLKEQQYVRELEAVAMVINERDELHKKMLRELEEYDEQIKEKESQLRLMEDLRRQCEEELNVEQKEFLLVLDNFDKKREMKEEELKDLSKKIAKCTKELKTKVGEIDAMKKLIDAEAEKLQLENRKLLKVISLNGYHHVQLKELQSKEKEFAARVEELESNEKQYEERVNELESENGRIEGKVKEIQLREEEHKRQVEEFVLKKVNFDCKLNELDSKEKHYEERVKKLNSVKSQFEGKVKELQSREKEL, from the coding sequence ATGAGCTTTCAGGATAAAAATGATAGCTTTGTTGAGAAGGGTATTTCAGAAGTTGAGGGAGGAAGCAAAGATTGTATTGGTAATGGCAAGAGATTACTAGAACAAGATAAGTTTGATTACTTGCAATCTTCGGTTAAGAAGTTGAAAGCCTCTTCTGAACAGGACTTGGTAGATAAAGAACCTGCATTGGTTCAATATTCTGTTGAGGAATGCCAAACAAGGAGAGAAGTTGAAGAGAAGAGGTTGCAATTGCACTCCCTAGAGAAAGATATTGAGGAGCTGTGCAAAGAGCTTGAAAGTAAGAGAAAACAGGTTGGTTCTATTCAAGGAGAATTGAGTTCTTATTCCTGGGATCTTGCAATCAAAAGGAGAGAACATGGATCAATCCAAAGATGCATTGAACAGCGCCAGAAAGAGTTTGAAGCAAAGGGAGATCAGTTCAATCACATGCAGAAGCTGATTGGAGAATTTGGGAAGCATTTAAGGTTAAAGGAGCAACAATATGTCAGGGAACTTGAAGCAGTGGCAATGGTGATCAATGAACGCGATGAACTTCACAAGAAGATGTTGAGGGAACTTGAAGAGTATGATGAGCAAATTAAAGAAAAGGAATCACAGCTCCGTTTGATGGAGGACTTGAGGAGACAGTGTGAAGAGGAGCTCAATGTAGAACAGAAAGAATTTCTTCTAGTGCTGGATAACTTTGACAAGAAAAGGGAAATGAAGGAAGAGGAACTGAAGGATCTTTCAAAGAAAATTGCTAAGTGTACAAAGGAACTTAAGACCAAAGTGGGAGAGATTGATGCAATGAAGAAACTGATTGATGCCGAAGCTGAGAAGTTGCAATTAGAAAATAGGAAGTTACTTAAGGTAATTTCATTAAATGGATATCATCATGTTCAGTTGAAGGAGCTTCAGTCCAAAGAAAAGGAATTTGCAGCACGGGTGGAAGAGCTCGAATCAAATGAGAAGCAATATGAAGAACGAGTGAATGAACTTGAGTCAGAAAATGGACGAATTGAAGGCAAAGTGAAGGAGATCCAGTTAAGAGAGGAGGAACATAAAAGGCAAGTGGAGGAGTTTGTTTTAAAGAAGGTGAATTTTGACTGCAAATTAAATGAGCTTGATTCGAAAGAGAAGCACTATGAAGAACGAGTGAAGAAGCTCAATTCAGTGAAGAGTCAATTTGAAGGCAAAGTGAAAGAGCTCCAATCAAGAGAGAAAGAACTTTAA